The sequence TGCAATGTTTATGTCTGAGATGTTCTCCCAGAACTCTGGAGTCACTGCCAAACTGAGAGATGTTTAACAACCTATGAAAACCGGGAACTAACAGCATTTCTTTTTGTACATTTCTTGACTTCCTAGAGCTATGCAGATGTCTTTAAGTGAAATGTCCGAGCCCTCTTTTACATATGCactgaaaatgatttcaaatatttcaaaaaagtaTAATTTTGAAAAGACTTTTCAGATACTATATtaatttcctttatttattgaGGAAACAAGAACGTGGTAGTTCACCTCGGCAGAACAGCgtttgtgtttttggacttCTGCAGGTTGTTGACAGAATGGGTGGTCATTAATACACAGGAGTTGTCGATGCACTGGGCCTCAAATTTCTCCTTCAGATCTTTCTCTAAACGGTACTTGGCAGACCGGTTTAGTCTGGaatacaaaacaacagattttatatTGATTTACTGACAAGTGGCAAACTCTTTTCTGATCCCTTTATAGTGTGTTTATACTCATACATGGTCTCTTTCCTACCGTATCTGCTCAGTGATCTGCTCTACTACACGATGCAGAAGAGAAGCCACTCCCTCAATAAGCTCCCTCTCCTTCAGCAGCTCTCTGTCCACATCGTCATGCAGCTTCTCAGAAGGGAAACGTTTTGTTCTGAAAGACACAGAACAAGATAACCATCACTCATCTGCTCATCTGCATTTGCATTTCCTAAATATTTGGAACATTTGTTTCtatacaacaaacacaaaacagtgtTTATGTTGCCTGcatacaaaaatgcattttgaagaTAATTTGGTGGACTCAGAATGCTGAATCCTCATATTAGCTTCAGTGGGAGCATATATCTATAGTTTTGGATTACTTTTTGGTAACTTCATGATGATAAACTCATAACAGACAATTACAAACAATtacattgttattgttattactgaGATTTAGTTCTCTAGTTCTGAGCAATTCCAATATCTATTGTACAGTCAGACAGTAGTACCATCTGGAATAAAAAGGATTATTGAACAGGATATAAATTAGAAGAATGTGAAGATGAATCTGACATTTAATTTCTCAATTCAAAGAGCTTCACTCTCTTATTTtggtttaaaaagtttaaatttaagGTGTAGCGTTACTGCAAACTAATGACAGCTGTCATTTTTATGATAGAAGAGAAGTGAGAACAAGGAAAGTTTCAGAAGTGTTTTCCTTCAGATTGTTAAAGAGTCTCACCGCTCCTCCAGACAGAGAACAGTGACTCTCCGAGGCTCTTTGGTCGCCTCCAGGGCATTCACCACTCTGCTCTGTAATGCTAGAAGGACATCAATCTCCAAAGTAATCTCCTCCAGCTTAAactccagctccttcttcaaAAACTGTATGTCTCTGATCCGCTGATCTGAGCAGCAGAAGAGAAAACATTCTCAGCAATCTTTGCAGTTGCCTTTCTGTGtgaaacacaaagcagctgCTTTTTAACTTACCGAGTCGCTTATTGTCATCGTCTTGCATGCGTTTGCAAGCTTTGTCAGTTTCTTCGACCAGCCTCTTGCACTGTGCTCTGAAGAGCTCCGAGTTATTCAGCATGAGCTCAATATTCATTAGATTGGGTTTACTGCCCTGCTGAGCACTGAGGTTCAGGACAGACATCTTCTCCAGTCAGTCAGTACAGGAAGGAGGAACTGAAACAAGGAAAtggtaaacaaataaataaaaagtgcatCTTGGCTTGGttaaagagaaattaaaacatgcaaaaaccaAAGGAAAATGCATACAAGCAAGACTCTAAACTGGCGAAAGAtccaccactgttcaaaagtttggtttcacttagaaatatccttatttttgaaagaaaagcatttttttcaatgaagataacatttaatgaatcagaaatccagtctagacattgttaatgtggtaaatgactattctatctggaaacagctgatttttaatggaatatctccatagaggtacagaggaacatttccagcaaccatcactcctgtgttctaatgctacattgtgttagctaatggtgttgaaaggctaattaatgattagaaaacccttgtgcagttatgttagcacatgaataaagtgtgagttttcatggaaaacataaaaatgtctgGGTgtccccaaacttctgaacaacAGTGTATATATAGGAAATGTCAGAAGGAATTGTACCTGTTATGAgattaaccctcatcagtacacacAAGTAACGTATCTAGCATTAGCCCCAAGGTTCATTTAGCTGTTGCCCAACTAGCTAACTACTGTGAAACTACAGACTGACATCAAGCACAGCGTTGCTCTTCACTAAAGTTAAAACGctggccagaaaaaaaaaacatgacagcaaAAAATACAAGAGTAGTTTCGGACACATACCTTGCTTCGTGCGGCTGAAACCCACCAAGTGTTTCAGTTTCGAAGTCTTCTATTACAGACCGCAGTTAAGATGGAGCGAAACAAACCGTTACTGTGGCAACGGCAGGTCAGAGGCGGACACGCCCGCGGGAGCGCGCATTTTTCATTCCCAGTTCAGAAACATTTACAGCTGCTTTAATGTGGATCATAAAGTCAGAATGTGCAAATACACAGCAGGTAATATCTGTGGCAACAGCAGAGGGATGTGTTCGggaatttttaatgtttcttgtAGCTGAAAAATCGCCTCTAGATAAATGTTTACTGTTCATCAGGCAGGATATTTATTGAATAAAGGCAATAATTGATGATGTTCATGCTGTTTGTGTGATATCCTGGTTTATAGTTTGAAAATAGGCTGCAATTAACGTGTTTTATGGgtgggatttatttatttaacagaaagaaaatatcTCTTTTGCAGTTATCCTCAAAGCTACGATCTTTGCAACAGAACcataatgaatgaaatcaagtcATTCTGATGCATTAATGACATTTCAGACATGCAGTTTTCCCCTTTCTGGCACGTGGAAAACTGCTGTATATGAACTGGTCCTTTCAAGCTGTTTCAGTgggttaaaataaacacattagttATAATGTATCGCACAGAGCAGGTATCATGATGCAGAAACATACAGATAATTGCAAAGAAGAACAGTAGCAGCAGGTCGACATAACCTGGATGAGCAGTCAGTTTTTGGCCTGtggaaatcaatcaatcagacttTGTTTGTGTGGAACTTCTCATACAAACTGATTGTAATACAAAGTGTGTTACACAACAAAAGGAATCCACTCCTGCATTCAAATCCGCCCAACgacatgaaataaatatatataatgtgggaacagtgaaataaatagCTACAATGTGGTGTTGACGCAGCCATGCCTTGTGTAAGAGCTGGAGTAGCCTTTAAAACGGAGGAAAATCATCACACAGCCGACATTACTTTTGGCCTGCATGCTAAGATTTTTGTGAATGAGCTGCAGCCACTTATTGAAAATTGGGCACAGGTGTGTAGCCCCGCCCACACCCAAAAGTAGGTCAACTGAGGACAAACAGATCAACATCACAACACCCCCACTTGTTCCTTAATTGACTAGGGTACATCACAGTGCATCAAATccatatataatataaattcCGTTTACAATACCACATCTTCATACACCAAATAGAAAAGGTACTAATTTATTCATTCTTATATTAGTCATAGGTTTCGTAAAAATGTCTGCCACCATTCTATCTGTAGGACAGTATCGAAGAGTAATTTTGTGGATAAAGctactgtgggctgtttctttGACCTCCAGGAAATAACAGGCCACTCTCAGACAAAGTAAAGCAGTAACCAGTCACACTGCGCCGGTCATTCTGGTCAGCTGCCCAGTCTGCATCAGAATAAGCCAAAAGTGCAAGATTTTCTTGTTTCCTGTAACACAATTCCTGGTCCACAGTGCGTTTTAAGTATCTTAACACATACTTAGCTGCAACCCAATGTTGTTGTTTCGGTTCAGAAAGGTACTGTGACAATTTACTAACAACAAAACTCAAATCTGGTCGAGTTGATGTCATTAGATAGATTAAACTGCCAACCACTTCAGGCTGCTCCATATAAATTTCACAATCTATAGGAGCATATAAATATGCAGTTTTAACATCCATCTGATGTAGCGCTAAATCGTACTGAGCTGCAAGCTGCATTAGTACACGTACAGAAGTCATATCAGCCGTAGGTGAGAAAGTTTCATTATGATCAATACCAGCCACTTGACTATAACCTTTTGCCACATATCTTGCTTTGTAAATTGTCTCAACTGGATTTTCTTTGACTGCGTAGACCCATCTGCCCCCCACTGCATGCTTGCCTTCAGGTAAGGGTGTTAATATGAGGGTATCATTCTCTATCAGAGAGTCAATCTCGTTCTTCATAGCTTTAGCCCACTGCTCTGATTTTGAAGAGCTCAAAGCTTCCTGCAGTGTCAGGGGAACATCACAAGTCAAACGATAGCAGTAGTCAATATTAGTCAATGATTGGTCTTCCTCAGATTTCACTTCATAATCACAATCAGTATAATACTGTGGGggtttcctctctctttttggGTAACAAGCACTACGGCTACTCTCATCTTTACTTTGTAAGTTGGTATTAGATTGACACACTTCTAGTTTTACTTCTTGAGGGATCACATTAGTCACATCCGGTTTAGATGGCTGAATCTCAGCTCTTTCCCTGTGTTCAAAAATATCATACATGTCTTCATCTGTCTGAGTGTCACATTCATTTGTTCTTTGTCATGAACTTTACAAGCCTGTTTTTCATTACTTTACCAGTGTTTggataaaacactaaaaatgcaGGACTGTTTTTGTCATAACCAACAAAGATTCCTTTTTCACAACGTGTGTCCAACTTTTTCATGTCATATTTGTATGCAAAACATTCTGAGCCAAATgctctcattttggacatatcaGGTTTCTTCCCAGTTAACAAGTAATAGGGGGTTTGTCCAAGCCTTCTGTTGTAACACCTATTTCTGACTATAGCAGCAGTCTGTACTGCATATGGCCACAACTGTTTTGGTAATTTGCTCTCTATCAACATACATCTTGCCATTTCAAACAAGGTCCTCCATGCTCTTTCAGCTGTCCCATTTTGATGGGGCGACCAAGGAGCTGAGGTTTCATGTCTGATGGCATATTGACAGAGTAGTGACTGAAACGCTGATGATGTGAACTCTGTTCCATTATCCGACTTTATGCATTTGATTTTTCCATAAGGTTCAACATCAGCAATGAATCTCTCTGTGGCTTTAACAGTATCACTCTTAGCTTTtaggaaatatttgaacatagCTCCAGAATAATCTGTAAATGCAAGAGCAAATCTGAAACCATCTTTACCAGCTGGCTCTATCGGCCCAGCCAGGTTGTATGAACAAGCTCTAGAACATCTTTAGCTTTTTCATCTGGTTCTGTATTTCTGCTCTGTGCAAATTTACCTTTGATACACACTTCATATTTCAGATTGGACTTCTCATCTTTCCCTTTGATTTTCATACCTTGTGACACTTTCCAGCTTTAACACGTCATCATAATTACAGTGACCCAATATTTAATGCCACGTCTGAACATCATAACACACACTACATTGATCAGTCTCACTTTCCAGAGTACGTAAGTAAAACAGTCTGTCTTGTGTGTTAATATCAAAAGTTGTACCGTTTTTATGGATGAGTCGGTTCTGTTCCTCTTTGAAGATGACAGTCGCTCGTTGCGCTGTTGCCGCTTTGACGGAAAAGATGTCCTGATGAAATGATGGGACGTAGAGCGCCTCCTTCAGCATCAGAACCACGTCGCGGCCTTTACTGTCTCTCATGCGCACTTTGGCGGTGCCCTTCTTCAGCGCAGTCCCGCTCTCCGTCAGCCAACTCCAGAATATGGCTTTGCGGCTGGAAGCTTGGGTCAAACTCCTCGAACCTCTCCATGTCCGTGATAATGTGCTTCGTGACTCCAGAGTCGACCATGAGGCCCTTCATCCTCACTGCGCTAGCCGGGGCGGCTGCACCCAACTGCACCTTGAATGCGAACGTGTGGTCCTCCTCGTCCACCGCTTGCTTCACCTTGTCCCGCTTTCTCCGCCGACAGTTTGCGTCCTTGTGCGTGGCGCTTTTACAGAGGCTACACCACTGTCTGCTCCCTGCGCTCTCCAGCTGACGCGCACTCAGCGGCTTTGTGCCCCTTCAGCCCGCAGGTGAAACAGGTGAGTTTCGCTCCAATTGTCTCTTCCTTTCACCTTCATCACGCTGTCTTCTCCTGAGCTCGAAGCACCAAACTTCTCTGTACTTTCATAGCTCCCGAGTTTGGTTTTAAACTCGGcaaatgtcagtgtttcatcACTGCGTAACGTGAACAGAGAGTGGTTTAAATACATCAGGCAGGCCTTTTAAAATCATTGCGGTCAACAAACCGTCACTCAGTGTCTCTCCTGCATTACGCAGCGCTGATGGCAGTCTCTGCACGGATTATATAGTCTGTGACGATCTCATTCACACCTTTTTGGAGAGAAGTCAGCTCCGTGTACAAACTGATTACGCGCGGCTTCCCCTTCCCTGCGTAATGATCGCGCAGGATCTGCAGCGCTTTCCTGCCATCATCGGCGGCGTCTCTCATTACAAGAGATAAACTTTTGTCATCCAACAGCTGAATTAGAACTGCGTACGCCTCTTCATTTTCCCTGGCGTCTTCTTCAGCACCGTCTGCATCTGCAACGGGGGCTGCACCCAGGATGGTGGCTTTCAGGTCCAGCAGACGCAAATGTGCCAGGAACTTTGTTTCCCACTGTTCATAATTCTTTTCATCTccgtcaaaacataaacgattcCATCGGCTCCCAAACTCTTTACTGGGCCCATAACCTGTTTACGCAGCCATGCTTTGTGTAAGAGCTGGAGTAGCCGGTAAAAcggaggaaaaacatcacactCAGCCGACATTACTTTTGGCCTGCATGCTACGATTTTTGTGAATGAGCTGCAACCATTCATTGAAAATTGCGCACCGGTGTGTAGCCCCGCCCACACCCAAAAGTAGGTCAATTGAGGACAAACAGATCAACATCACAACATGTGGGAACAGTGACATCAGGCAAAACTTAAGAAAGgcaaattataataatatattttctaaTAGATAAATGATAAGTGAGataaaattaacagaaattCATCGCCGCTCTATGCTGCCCTCAGGAAAAGGCTGTTCCAGAGTCATGGACCATAATAACAGAAGTATATCTCACTGTGGGGTTTTGTTCTGACTTTGAGTTTAATTAAAAGGCCAGTACCAGAAGACGCGAGTGTTCTTAAGGCTCCGTGGGATAAAAGTAAATCTGATAAATAGCTGCCAGTTAGCAATGCTACTCACTGAGTATCACTGAGCAGCACTAATGTGtaatgtgtatgtatatatagatatagatacatagatattgctagctagctagctagctagctagatagatagagcGCTTGTGCCATTTCGATACCTTAGATTATTCAATAAACCACAAAAGAATGAAGTGAgacttatttaatatttgcAGTGGCAAAGCTATAAATTTCTTGGTATTCTTACAGTACATTTCATTGctttttcagaaaataagtcattctttagtttaaaaaaaaacttgtgacaTAAACTGGCTAGTAAAATAAACGATTTCAGCAAGCCAATCCTAACAGCATTCAGTAGAAGCCACCTTCAAAGTTTAGAGCAGCAATATTTAAAATTCAGAGGATTTTAGATCAAGAAGATGCTGTGAAAATCTTACCAAATTAGGATAAATAAGCAAATGAATATTAATGATACATACTGTTTCAAAATGAAGCAGCAGAGTACAGTACAGTAAATGTAAATTGAAAATCATTTCAAAGGCACTTGCTGAAACCCCGTAgctcaataaaaacatttatatcTTCTCAATACACGCCAACAACATACAGCCTATAAATACGTTTGCTTGAACGATAAACAGTGCAATATTTCTTTAAGTTCTCCACTTCACTGTGATGCCACAATCAGCATTAAAAGGAATGACTAACACCTTTTTAAAACCACAAGGTTCCAGTAGGCTAGAGACAGAAAGCTGAACATGAGCCACAGAAAAGTGAAAGTTGTATGACAATGTTTTCAAGTCCTCCAGGAACTACGGAGTTAAAATACTGAGAGGAGAAAATCAGAATTGCAAAACATTCTCTCATCTTTCTAGGGCAGTCCGTTCAAAACACTAGTCAGGTATTTTGAGAGCCTTGTGAATAATTTACATaatatacaaaacatttaaaaccatgAACAGATCCAGCTTACAAACTACAGCAACGCTTTTACAACAGTACACAGATTAACATCAGAACTGACAAATTCCTCACATCTTTCTAAATAAAGAACTCCTTTTTACTAAATATTGCAAGATGTTTTAAAGACAGGAGTGGAAAAGAAGAAGCACAGAATGAAACTGTGTTCTGTTTGTAAGAGGAATAATTCTCTTATACAGGAATATAATAGACTTGGACCCATGTTGGTCAGGACaatcaaacatgaaaaaacaaagcattgctTCTCCTCAAATTCTGAgctattttgtcttttatccCCTCCACTCAAAGTGTTAGTAGGTCACTGGTGGGTAGGAAAGTGTGATTAAGTTAATGCTATTAAGTGTAAGCGATGTACAGGGACTAAATTATCATTTTCGGTGGAGCTTCTGCTTTTGACTTTGATTATCCCGTTTAATTTAAAAGCTTGAAGTCTGACTAATATGAGAACATGGGCAGTATAGTTAGCAgctataaataatgacatttcctTGTTCAGCTCCAGGATTATATTGGTTTTGCCATGAAAATGCATCTAGGTGAAGTGTAACCTCAGACTGGCATCAAGGATACAGATCTCTTCATATCTGATTGCTCATTTTCCACTCCATTCTCTATAAACAAACGAGTGTAATCATGGTGCCTTGTAAACAAAAACGGCCAGTTGTTAGTTTTGCAtttcccttttccttttttgtaattGCAGCACACAAGTGAAGTTTAACTGGAGTGTTTTCACCAAACTTAAATATTCGACCCTCAACATTTCCTTCATCCTCACATAATGCAGCAGGTCTGTACAGATCCTGGAACATGTTTTACCTTCCATTCTTCAACACATCTAACCTATTTGTTATTAATCAAACATATgctatgtatatatgtatacgtATTTTCATATCACAATCTTATATACAGTACAATAAAACCTCTCTTTGCTGAATGTAAAGCCAATTTATATTTGACTGACCATCCTaatttactttttcacagggacATTTTTACACCATAGTAGGAAAGCAGGTGTACATCATAAAAGTAATGATGGCCAAATGCAATTTAACTGTTTCAGCTTCAGGGTCCTGGAGTTGCTCGGTCACTGTCACACtttgtagatagatagatatttgcagttaatgttattagtaacacctgtgctTTCCTTATTATTATAAGTCAATATATCTGTTGTGAAAAAGGCCAATCGTCAAGGTTTTAGTCAGTCGATGAAGGATTGTTCAATCAAACCTTCCCTCTGGTTCACATGTAGACAGAGAATGTGAGCTTAGAGACCAGAAAAAAGTGTGTACTGAGTGCAGAGGTGTAAATGAAGAACAGCCACACAGGCAGAATTAAAGAGGTCAGTGGGGTTGTGCAACAGTGGGAACTGGCAGCGTTTTCTAATCTGCTCTTTCACTGGCAGATTAAGAAACACAGTTATGAGAAACCAAGTCTTTGTTCATGCAGTCTTCACTCAAATGGATCCATCTCTACATCATACCGCATTTATGACAGGTCACTTCCAAAATTCATCATTCGCCACAGTTCTGTCGAGTCCATTGATCCTCTCAGGCAGCACACCTTCCTCAATGGCTACCTTTGACTCAAGGACCTAAGGACAGAGCAGCAGATTATACTGGCGTTTACTCACATGCTGAAGAACCTTTTGCACAAATTAAATGACAATTGTAGAACAAACTGCCTTTATcatatatttttgctgattactGACCATGAATGGTTCACTAATTCCAATGATGCACTGCAGAGTGTTGCTGTAGTAGCACAGCACACATTCTCCTCCACGCACAGGGATTTCCTCTTTACTTACATAAACCTACAAAAACAGATAGAGTGATATCATTTGTGAGTTATTTCTCATACTTTTACGCTAGCCAGGGTGTTAAGACTGCAGTCCAAGTCACTCGGGCTTGAGTTCCTACCTGTATGACTTCCTCATTGAAGGCCACCTCGTCATCTTTGACCCAGGTGTAGGTGATGTAGTCCAACACACTGCTGAATCCAACCTGAAATCCATACACACATTAAAACTCTCAAACTGAACTAGCACATTTAAACTGCCAGCGGTAAACAGACGCTGCTAAGCCAACCTTGTAGAGTCCGATCCAGTCCCAGGTACTGGAGGGGAACGGCTGCAGGGGGCTGTAGACAACCATGGCATCGATATCTGCACTCCAGTCCCCCTCCGGCTGCAGACGCACCAGTGGAGTCTTGTACATCTTCCTCAGCTGGACAGAGGGAGAAATCAGCTCCATAATTAAAATCATCTTGACCTCTGAAGGTAAATAGTTACACAAACAAGGCAGTAAAATTGAACATTTTCTAAAGGGTAATGTAATAAAACACAAGACTTGCCAACCTTAGATGCACAGTTAAACTATCTTTGGAATGTCAGCTGCAACAATAATTAGTTTGGTTTCCCTGCTTTACTGTGAATTGCTGCACTAATTCCACCTGTACAGTGACAGATGATTCAGGATTTTGGAGGCCTATTCTGATATGGAAACGTTTAAAAACATCCAATAATAATTCAGAATAAAgttacaacaaataaacaaccttAAAACACATCTCATTGATTTGTCAGTGATCTCTGCTTGACATTCTTTGTTCTAGTGACACCATTCCTTTCATTTGGTATTTCTAGACCCCAGCCCCTAGTGATATACTGACCTGGTGATTTATCAGTCTAGTGTGAGTGTAAGTCTGGATCTGGCTGCTTATTTCAGCCAGCTTTCTTGTCTCCTGCTGTTATCTGCGTGTTGatgaagaaaacagcacaatagCACATCCTGTCGCTACATCCTGTCACTACATCCTGTTGCTACATGGCATTCCACTGAGcaggaaatgtttaaaaaaccaCCTAGTGTCACCCCTGACTCTATCACCTTCTGTCACTTATTAGTAACTACATGTAAACAAACCACtattcatttctgtgttttcatactGTCCCCTCCCAACCCTCTGACTATCGGTATAAAATGTTCTACTCTGCCAATGTTCGGGGtcggcttaccttcacagactcatgctctgtgttgggaAGCCCATCGTCTGACAGAATaccagtaaaaaaataaaataaaaaaaaacactactgcAAACTTCCCATGAGGACTATGGGTATATTTCTCAGACAGTGTAAACGTTTTTGAAATCCTCAGCACAACCTCactaaaaatgtcaagtttAGCCAAGCATTTGGATTGTGCAGCAAGGCAGCCGTGTTAGTTTTTTTCAGtagattatccattttaatgtaATGAGTCCTCACCTCCCTACACAATGGGCTACCTAAGCCACACTAACTGCTTCTAGCTCTCAGCAATTACTTTGGTGAATACAATATTATTGTAACCGTTACATAGTGCATATAACTCCCACCAAATCCAATCTGTAACATCACTGCGCTGCTCTCTAAATAAAATGACCAGGACCAATAGGACGTTGATGTACATGAAAGAGGAGGACAATATCTAACAAGAATAGCACTCAGACAGTGCTGCTCTGCCagggctgctcagttgttgtatcatttccaacggatgaaatctttaataaaaaatgacgttgcactgagcacaggcgtgtgttattcatgtgtacgttatgtgtTGATACTGAATcctgtgacctaaatatgtagcggaatTGATGGgcctcagaaacacccccacaacttAATCGATTGTTccctgtttcatttctgacggataagtcctgataagtctgcatcggtagatctgtagtaggatcacagtcatgtgattgtcagcaggtagctgccgtactgttcacttgttgttatggttacagtgatgctgtgctgttgtctcgcaatgatacagaaatctttaacaaatccgtggatccagactataagctgcatcactgccaaaatctaatcactcggtccttgtgtcatttctgaccttccctgaaaatttcatccaaatccgttagtccgtttttgagtaatgttgcgcacagacaaatatacgctgatcgtcacataactccgccacattacttggcggagtaacaacaCATTATATCTATCTGTTAAAACTGGACTGAAGCACTGACAGTGGACAAGTTAAACAACACAGACTTGTTTGTCAAGTTCACACCATGTTGGCCCTTAAAGTTGTCTGGCCAGACTA comes from Amphiprion ocellaris isolate individual 3 ecotype Okinawa chromosome 7, ASM2253959v1, whole genome shotgun sequence and encodes:
- the tekt1 gene encoding tektin-1, which codes for MSVLNLSAQQGSKPNLMNIELMLNNSELFRAQCKRLVEETDKACKRMQDDDNKRLDQRIRDIQFLKKELEFKLEEITLEIDVLLALQSRVVNALEATKEPRRVTVLCLEERTKRFPSEKLHDDVDRELLKERELIEGVASLLHRVVEQITEQIRLNRSAKYRLEKDLKEKFEAQCIDNSCVLMTTHSVNNLQKSKNTNAVLPSLAVTPEFWENISDINIAKAEHQKANSLSLKALVESVLEQTAADMQKQVQATTAAFQLNIQEVKNAKSQMEDKLPKILSEISSQQRIREDLQVAITENEQCLSLAQARLALRCQRPGKEQCYDPAQSQLLAEVQQLTANIDRLCGEVVQSEEEQRALVYCQLQLQEHIDVKTNTLYIDEVICCQHREPIIIRNF